A single region of the Aeromonas hydrophila subsp. hydrophila ATCC 7966 genome encodes:
- a CDS encoding DUF6119 family protein, whose translation MSGNKLERITIYKAKDSVKSFSFIFDVTTESLPKFKYRYKDFNVEFIIKYSEVGGTKKTEADYPWMMMVNSLDSIFNFKFSTKNKTPSAVLGLKISNKTIGTKFFLLTFGMHTSRFINLDYLVSDFGIKVAMNICDQNNLKKVNTTTHSSISTLTDRQASKGASLDIFDINDEKEFFRAISGLTYDDYPYIKSFSGKNSITINLKNSVLVSKDDLIDILLSLDNAYGSDLYKNKFPTYGRLDYVSDTDKIENLDSILFERLKDKQLSNIHLSPNRIESDDVNYYTYEDPANHPEAIRFETLGIQELLDSHMLFTKKASINTVKHWRIYTVSTSDEISSSRAYDCLNFEVECNGTTFILSAGTWRSVNSDFKENIEQYISEKINENTNNYLPNDISIYCKVHENGVPKERYREDVYNSYVASNNKDIYLFDKSKITIAGNKQYEICDLFHSKKEFIHVKVLKSGTNSLSHLFLQARFYTDSFIKDSETRLSMRDFIVKNRNRENENKDSTLFLSLIPEKRQELHASSYSVVLCILTFDERDNIDNLPFMIKYELVKTHKYLIDERGVELSYAIRLVNKKSNAS comes from the coding sequence TTGAGTGGTAATAAATTAGAGAGAATCACAATATATAAAGCAAAAGACTCGGTTAAAAGCTTTTCATTCATTTTTGATGTAACAACAGAATCGTTACCAAAATTTAAATATAGATATAAAGATTTTAATGTTGAGTTCATTATAAAATACAGCGAAGTTGGCGGTACTAAAAAAACTGAGGCCGACTACCCATGGATGATGATGGTTAATAGTCTAGATAGTATCTTCAATTTTAAATTCTCAACAAAAAATAAAACGCCCTCAGCTGTACTGGGTTTAAAAATATCAAACAAAACCATTGGTACTAAATTTTTCTTACTTACCTTTGGGATGCACACATCAAGATTTATAAACTTAGACTATCTAGTAAGTGACTTCGGCATAAAGGTCGCAATGAATATCTGCGACCAAAACAATTTGAAAAAAGTGAACACTACGACACACTCATCAATATCAACGCTGACTGATCGCCAAGCAAGTAAGGGGGCTAGCTTAGATATATTTGATATCAATGATGAAAAGGAATTTTTCCGCGCAATATCAGGGCTAACCTATGATGACTACCCATACATAAAATCATTTTCTGGTAAAAATTCAATTACAATAAACCTCAAAAATAGTGTTTTAGTAAGTAAAGATGATTTAATTGATATATTATTAAGCCTAGATAATGCCTACGGTTCAGATTTATACAAAAATAAATTCCCTACATATGGTAGGTTAGATTACGTTAGCGATACAGATAAGATTGAAAATCTTGACTCAATATTATTTGAGCGTTTAAAAGATAAACAGCTTTCAAATATTCATTTATCGCCTAACAGGATAGAGTCGGATGACGTTAATTACTACACATATGAAGACCCCGCCAATCATCCAGAAGCAATAAGATTTGAAACACTAGGCATACAGGAGCTATTGGACTCTCATATGCTTTTTACTAAAAAAGCCTCTATCAATACAGTAAAACATTGGCGAATTTACACCGTCTCCACCTCTGATGAAATATCAAGTTCAAGAGCTTACGACTGCTTAAACTTTGAAGTGGAATGTAATGGAACAACTTTTATTCTAAGCGCTGGAACTTGGCGAAGTGTCAATTCTGACTTTAAAGAAAACATTGAACAATACATTTCTGAAAAAATAAATGAAAACACAAATAACTACTTACCAAATGATATATCAATTTATTGTAAAGTACATGAGAATGGTGTACCGAAGGAAAGATACAGAGAAGATGTCTATAATTCATACGTTGCAAGTAACAATAAAGACATATACCTATTTGATAAATCTAAAATAACAATAGCTGGAAATAAACAATATGAGATATGTGATTTATTTCATTCAAAAAAAGAATTTATCCATGTAAAAGTATTAAAGAGTGGCACAAACTCACTAAGCCATCTTTTTCTACAAGCTAGATTTTATACTGATTCATTTATTAAAGATTCTGAAACTCGTTTATCTATGCGGGATTTCATAGTAAAAAATAGAAACCGAGAGAATGAAAATAAAGACAGCACTTTGTTTCTATCTTTAATACCTGAAAAGCGCCAAGAGCTTCATGCGTCAAGTTACTCTGTCGTACTATGTATACTGACCTTTGATGAAAGAGACAATATTGATAATCTTCCATTCATGATTAAGTATGAGTTGGTCAAAACACATAAATATTTAATAGATGAGAGAGGGGTTGAGTTATCATATGCGATTAGATTAGTTAATAAAAAATCTAATGCTAGCTAA
- a CDS encoding sigma 54-interacting transcriptional regulator → MLNVSAIPLTDISPIWDDGFLSLSKNLLSAVTLDDFIKKLNRIQPCFRQVDRVNLILNLGTGEEAVFYYLGEQGPAHLICRKADLHFSREQAIVLPASRFRHRCEQLASTPVYDGLHSYCQLPITTARSHLGGVEFISREANAFPMETLAKLTQLAAIVAIALENVLDKERTLEQANSLRLERDSCKILVDVTNAVIKLVRIAELPQSLFTILHHHFGISSLCLAEYNATSDSFKSYLVNQQQREQPGIINHSCFEKNCLQGALGHSEPFFLYREQGHGCQSSCRFTSQILPPDADSSCILPLRYRGNLLGVLILSHPQADFFADLDISLLEQVAARTAIAMNNVQAQQEISNTTGAREKTLRVDGPAPQGDFANIIYQSAVMEKVLEKVKLVAQSDCTVLILGETGTGKELIAQAIHALSARHDHEMVKVNCAAIPTGLIESDLFGHEKGAFTGALTQRIGRFERAHKGTLFLDEVGDMPLDLQPKLLRVLQEHELERVGNSNPIAIDVRLVAATNCDLLSMVKNKRFRSDLYYRLNVFPIELPPLRERREDIPLLVNFFIKKIAKRMRRTITSIPADAMKMLVSLPWYGNIRELENIIERAVVMTRGHVLNLSPDELLPLKGFHKIETLVYDEPARELFREPLPALPQGDEAQGEDERVSIIRALKACNGIVAGERGAAQRLGMKRTTLLSKMKRLGISAKDPRTLN, encoded by the coding sequence ATGCTGAATGTGAGTGCCATTCCGTTGACCGACATCTCACCCATCTGGGATGACGGCTTTCTCTCCCTCTCCAAGAACCTGCTCTCTGCCGTCACCCTGGATGACTTCATCAAGAAGCTGAACCGGATCCAGCCCTGCTTTCGCCAGGTGGATCGGGTCAACCTCATCCTCAACCTGGGGACGGGGGAGGAGGCGGTCTTCTACTACCTGGGGGAGCAGGGGCCGGCGCACCTCATCTGCCGCAAGGCCGATCTCCATTTTTCCCGCGAGCAGGCCATCGTGCTGCCGGCGAGCCGCTTTCGCCACCGCTGCGAACAGCTAGCGAGCACCCCGGTCTATGACGGTTTGCACTCCTATTGTCAGTTGCCCATCACCACCGCCCGCAGCCATCTGGGCGGGGTGGAGTTCATCAGCCGCGAGGCCAACGCCTTCCCCATGGAGACCCTGGCTAAGCTGACCCAGCTGGCGGCCATCGTCGCCATTGCGCTGGAGAACGTGCTGGACAAGGAGCGCACCCTGGAGCAGGCCAACTCCCTGCGCCTTGAGCGCGACAGCTGCAAGATCCTGGTGGACGTGACCAACGCGGTGATCAAACTGGTGCGCATCGCCGAGTTGCCCCAGAGCCTGTTCACCATCCTGCACCACCACTTTGGTATCAGCAGCCTGTGCCTGGCCGAGTACAACGCCACCTCCGACAGCTTCAAGAGCTACCTGGTCAATCAGCAGCAGCGCGAACAGCCCGGCATCATCAACCACTCGTGTTTTGAGAAGAACTGCCTGCAGGGGGCGCTCGGCCACAGCGAGCCCTTCTTCCTCTATCGCGAGCAGGGCCACGGCTGCCAGTCGAGCTGCCGTTTCACCTCCCAGATCCTGCCCCCCGACGCCGACAGCTCCTGCATCCTGCCACTGCGCTATCGGGGCAATCTGCTGGGGGTGTTGATCCTCTCCCACCCACAAGCGGATTTCTTCGCCGACCTCGATATCTCGCTGCTCGAACAAGTGGCGGCGCGCACGGCGATTGCCATGAACAACGTGCAGGCGCAGCAGGAGATCTCCAACACCACCGGTGCCAGGGAGAAGACGCTTCGGGTCGACGGACCGGCGCCGCAGGGGGACTTTGCCAACATCATCTACCAGAGCGCCGTGATGGAGAAGGTGCTGGAGAAGGTGAAGCTGGTGGCCCAGAGCGACTGCACCGTGCTCATTCTGGGGGAGACCGGCACCGGCAAGGAGCTGATCGCCCAGGCCATTCACGCCCTGAGTGCCCGCCACGATCACGAGATGGTCAAGGTGAACTGCGCCGCCATTCCCACCGGCCTCATCGAGAGCGATCTGTTCGGCCACGAGAAGGGGGCCTTCACCGGGGCGCTGACCCAGCGCATCGGCCGCTTCGAGCGGGCCCACAAGGGCACCCTGTTCCTCGACGAGGTGGGGGACATGCCGCTCGATCTGCAGCCCAAACTGTTGCGGGTCTTGCAGGAGCACGAGCTGGAGCGGGTGGGTAACAGCAACCCCATTGCCATCGACGTGCGGCTGGTGGCGGCCACCAACTGCGATCTGCTCTCCATGGTCAAGAACAAGCGCTTTCGCAGCGACCTCTATTACCGCCTCAACGTCTTTCCCATCGAGCTGCCGCCCCTGCGCGAGCGGCGCGAGGATATTCCGCTCTTGGTCAACTTCTTCATCAAGAAGATCGCCAAGCGGATGCGCCGCACCATCACCTCCATCCCGGCCGACGCCATGAAGATGCTGGTGTCGCTCCCCTGGTACGGCAACATCCGCGAGCTCGAGAACATCATCGAGCGGGCGGTGGTGATGACCCGCGGCCACGTGCTCAACCTCTCGCCGGACGAGCTGCTGCCCCTCAAGGGCTTTCACAAGATAGAGACCCTGGTCTATGACGAGCCGGCCCGGGAGCTGTTTCGCGAGCCGCTGCCCGCCTTGCCGCAGGGTGACGAGGCACAGGGAGAGGATGAGCGCGTCAGCATCATCCGGGCGCTGAAGGCGTGCAACGGCATCGTTGCCGGCGAGCGGGGCGCGGCTCAGCGCCTGGGCATGAAGCGCACCACCTTGCTGTCGAAAATGAAACGGCTCGGGATCTCGGCCAAAGATCCCCGCACCCTCAACTAA
- a CDS encoding 4Fe-4S dicluster domain-containing protein — MNSFVIADPSLCIGCRTCEVACAVSHQSGSCTGTLEREGGLHLAIEDGHLVSKDSHFQPRLKVIVGSKVTTPVLCRQCEDKPCAMACPNNAIVSEDGCVKVLQARCIGCKSCVVACPYGAMAVVVKEVAPTADSLFKRPQTKAQALKCDLCQHREAGPACVEVCPTQALRLVTPAHLDTLNRQKQLASAEALLAMPARV, encoded by the coding sequence ATGAACAGCTTCGTGATTGCAGATCCCAGTCTCTGTATTGGGTGTCGTACCTGTGAGGTGGCCTGCGCCGTTTCACACCAGTCAGGGTCCTGCACTGGGACCCTTGAGCGGGAGGGCGGCCTGCATCTTGCCATCGAGGATGGACATCTGGTCTCCAAGGACAGCCATTTTCAGCCGCGCCTGAAGGTGATCGTGGGCAGCAAGGTGACCACGCCGGTGCTCTGCCGCCAGTGTGAAGACAAGCCGTGCGCCATGGCCTGCCCCAACAACGCCATCGTCAGCGAGGATGGCTGCGTCAAGGTGCTGCAGGCGCGCTGCATCGGCTGCAAGTCCTGCGTGGTGGCCTGTCCTTACGGCGCCATGGCGGTGGTGGTGAAAGAGGTGGCCCCCACGGCCGATTCGCTCTTCAAGCGGCCGCAGACCAAGGCACAGGCGCTCAAGTGCGATCTCTGCCAGCACCGCGAGGCGGGCCCGGCCTGTGTCGAGGTGTGCCCGACCCAGGCGCTGCGGCTGGTCACGCCGGCCCACCTTGACACCCTGAACCGGCAGAAGCAGCTGGCCAGTGCCGAGGCCCTGCTGGCAATGCCAGCGCGGGTGTGA
- a CDS encoding formate dehydrogenase H subunit alpha, selenocysteine-containing yields MKKVITVCPYCGTGCKINLLVENDKVVGAEGANGRTNEGQLCLKGYYGWDFLNDTNLLTPRLKSPMIRRERGGKLEAVSWDEAIEFASSRLSAIKAKYGPDAIMTTGSARGPGNEANYVMQKFARAVLGTNNVDHCARVUHAPSVSGLETTVGNGAMSNAIPEIQETKCLLVFGYNAADSHPIVARHILKAKANGAKVIVCDPRMVETARIADQWLPLKNGSNMALVNAFANVLINEGLYNKEFVANYTEGFDTFKATVAKYTPEYVEGITGLKAADIRAAIRTYAASPASMILWGMGVTQYGQAVDVVKGLAGIALLTGNFGRRGTGCGPVRGQNNVQGTCDMGMLPHQFPGYQSVSDPAISAKFAKAWGVDALSQKPGYRLTELGHKVEEGKCKAFYIFGEDPAQTEADLGQFRRTLAGMELVIVQDIFMTQTAEMADVILPATSWGEHEGVYSSADRGFQRFYKAVTPPDNVKPDWAIFSLMATAMGYPMEYRDTEQIWDELRGLCPLYAGVSYDKMADLKSVQWPCPTEDHPGTSTLFEGNVFTTPSGKGQLIASEWRPPLEQPCAEYPLVLSTVREVGHYSCRSMTGNCSALQTLADEPGYVQIHPSDAKKLGVKDQALVWISSRRGKVITRANYNERVNAGVVYMTYQWWIGACNELTIEHVDPVSYTPEYKYCAVKIERIEDQPGAEVYVQTEYSALKAKLRSAAKG; encoded by the coding sequence ATGAAAAAAGTCATTACCGTGTGCCCCTATTGCGGCACCGGTTGCAAGATCAACCTGCTGGTTGAAAACGACAAGGTGGTGGGGGCCGAAGGCGCCAACGGCCGGACCAACGAGGGGCAGCTCTGCCTCAAGGGCTATTACGGTTGGGATTTCTTGAACGACACCAACCTGCTGACCCCCCGTCTCAAGAGCCCGATGATCCGCCGCGAGCGCGGTGGCAAGCTCGAAGCCGTCTCCTGGGACGAAGCCATCGAGTTCGCCAGCAGCCGCCTCTCGGCCATCAAGGCGAAATATGGCCCGGACGCCATCATGACCACTGGCTCTGCCCGTGGCCCCGGCAATGAAGCCAACTATGTGATGCAGAAATTTGCCCGCGCCGTGCTGGGGACGAACAACGTCGACCACTGCGCGAGGGTGTGACACGCACCCTCAGTCTCCGGTCTGGAGACAACAGTAGGCAACGGCGCCATGAGCAACGCCATTCCCGAAATTCAAGAGACCAAGTGCCTGCTGGTGTTTGGTTACAACGCTGCTGACTCTCACCCCATCGTCGCCCGCCATATCCTCAAGGCGAAGGCAAACGGGGCCAAGGTGATTGTGTGTGATCCCCGAATGGTGGAGACCGCCCGCATCGCCGATCAGTGGCTGCCGCTCAAAAACGGTTCCAATATGGCGCTGGTCAACGCCTTCGCCAACGTCTTGATCAATGAAGGGCTCTACAACAAGGAGTTCGTCGCCAACTACACCGAAGGGTTTGACACCTTCAAGGCCACGGTGGCCAAGTACACCCCGGAATACGTGGAGGGGATCACCGGCCTCAAAGCCGCCGATATCCGCGCCGCCATTCGCACCTATGCCGCATCGCCTGCTTCCATGATCCTGTGGGGCATGGGGGTGACCCAGTACGGTCAGGCGGTGGACGTGGTCAAGGGGCTCGCGGGTATTGCGCTGCTGACCGGCAACTTCGGTCGCCGTGGCACTGGCTGTGGGCCGGTACGCGGTCAGAACAACGTGCAGGGTACCTGCGACATGGGGATGCTGCCGCACCAGTTCCCGGGCTATCAGTCGGTGAGCGATCCTGCCATCAGCGCCAAGTTTGCCAAGGCGTGGGGGGTGGATGCGCTCTCCCAGAAACCGGGTTATCGGCTGACCGAGCTTGGCCACAAGGTGGAGGAGGGCAAGTGCAAGGCCTTCTACATCTTCGGGGAAGATCCGGCGCAGACCGAGGCCGATCTCGGTCAGTTCCGCCGTACCCTGGCGGGGATGGAGCTGGTGATCGTGCAGGATATCTTCATGACCCAGACCGCCGAGATGGCGGATGTGATCCTGCCCGCCACCAGCTGGGGCGAGCACGAGGGGGTTTACAGCTCGGCGGATCGCGGCTTCCAGCGCTTCTACAAGGCGGTCACTCCCCCTGATAACGTGAAACCGGACTGGGCCATCTTCTCGCTGATGGCGACCGCCATGGGGTATCCCATGGAGTATCGCGACACCGAGCAGATCTGGGACGAGCTGCGCGGACTCTGCCCGCTCTACGCCGGGGTCAGCTATGACAAGATGGCCGATCTCAAGAGCGTGCAGTGGCCCTGTCCGACCGAGGATCACCCGGGCACCAGCACCCTGTTCGAGGGGAACGTGTTCACCACCCCGAGCGGCAAGGGTCAGCTGATTGCCTCCGAGTGGCGGCCGCCGCTGGAGCAGCCCTGTGCCGAGTACCCGCTGGTGCTCTCCACCGTGCGCGAGGTGGGTCACTACTCCTGCCGCTCCATGACCGGCAACTGCTCGGCGCTGCAAACCCTGGCCGATGAGCCGGGCTATGTGCAGATCCACCCGAGCGATGCCAAGAAGCTCGGGGTGAAGGATCAGGCGCTGGTCTGGATCTCGTCGCGGCGCGGCAAGGTGATCACCCGGGCCAACTACAACGAGCGGGTCAACGCCGGGGTGGTCTACATGACCTACCAGTGGTGGATAGGGGCCTGCAACGAGCTCACCATCGAGCACGTTGACCCTGTCTCCTACACGCCGGAGTACAAGTACTGCGCAGTGAAAATTGAGCGTATCGAGGATCAGCCGGGGGCGGAAGTGTACGTCCAGACTGAATACAGCGCGCTCAAGGCGAAATTGCGCAGCGCCGCCAAAGGGTAA